One window of the Mycoplasmopsis anatis genome contains the following:
- the upp gene encoding uracil phosphoribosyltransferase, whose amino-acid sequence MLKVLEHPLIKIKLTNMRDKNANHSRFRRNLNEIAMLMVYEILRDYKTKSKLITTPLEKEYNGFTYDKEIVIVPILRAGLGMVDGLLELVPEARVGHIGLYRDEKTFQAKEYYYKMPEVAKDSEIFVVDPMLATGGSAADSIERLQKDGFTNIKLVCLVGVREGVEHIEKKFGKDFMIYLASLDEKLNKNKYIEPGLGDAGDRIFGSK is encoded by the coding sequence ATGTTGAAAGTTTTAGAACACCCTTTAATTAAAATTAAGTTAACAAACATGAGAGATAAAAACGCAAATCACTCACGTTTTAGAAGAAATCTTAATGAGATTGCCATGCTTATGGTTTATGAAATTCTCAGAGATTATAAAACAAAAAGTAAACTTATTACTACACCATTAGAAAAAGAATATAACGGTTTTACATATGATAAAGAAATTGTAATTGTTCCGATTTTGCGTGCAGGGCTAGGAATGGTTGATGGACTTCTTGAATTAGTTCCAGAAGCTAGAGTAGGACATATTGGTCTTTATAGAGATGAAAAAACTTTTCAAGCTAAGGAGTATTACTATAAAATGCCCGAAGTTGCAAAAGATAGTGAAATTTTTGTAGTTGACCCAATGTTAGCGACTGGTGGTAGTGCAGCTGATTCAATTGAGAGATTGCAAAAAGATGGATTTACTAATATTAAATTAGTATGTTTAGTTGGAGTTAGAGAAGGTGTAGAGCACATTGAGAAGAAATTCGGCAAAGATTTTATGATTTATTTAGCTTCTCTTGATGAAAAGTTAAATAAAAATAAATATATTGAACCAGGTCTAGGCGATGCTGGTGACAGAATATTCGGGAGTAAATAG
- a CDS encoding type III pantothenate kinase, producing MKSNNIYMVIDIGNTNCKINVMDYETNVINNTKIEKHNKYDIETIMNNLIELIKKYNTKTILIGSVVLNIAEKIIKKLKIQFIGIDIYNMDSLRKFISYEIDEKLLNQKGIDLIGNTEFLFNKYRNCQQKGIFLFGTASIFISLNDNKYNEIIITLGIVRTIVNLIKDASILRKRYYKSISKMSNQEIIEFTKVNIPNVYKGALVSANGFINECHNTYLDNNNSSNYLISGGDANLIDPMHHKFIEQETTSKGYLLIFKNFKRTEEIF from the coding sequence ATGAAATCAAATAATATATATATGGTTATTGACATTGGTAATACAAATTGTAAAATCAATGTTATGGATTATGAAACAAACGTTATAAATAATACTAAAATCGAGAAACACAATAAATATGATATTGAAACAATCATGAATAATCTAATTGAGCTTATTAAAAAATATAATACCAAGACTATATTGATTGGTTCGGTAGTTCTTAATATTGCAGAAAAAATTATTAAAAAACTAAAAATACAATTTATTGGTATAGATATTTATAACATGGATTCATTAAGAAAATTCATATCTTATGAAATAGATGAAAAATTGCTTAACCAAAAGGGAATAGATTTAATAGGAAATACAGAATTCTTGTTCAATAAATATAGAAATTGTCAACAAAAAGGTATATTTTTATTTGGCACAGCTTCGATTTTTATTTCGTTAAATGATAATAAATATAATGAAATAATAATTACCTTAGGAATAGTTAGAACTATTGTAAATCTTATTAAAGACGCTTCAATTTTGAGAAAAAGATACTATAAATCAATATCAAAAATGTCTAATCAAGAAATAATTGAATTTACTAAAGTTAATATACCAAATGTATATAAAGGAGCATTGGTAAGTGCAAATGGATTTATTAATGAATGTCACAATACATATTTAGACAATAATAATTCATCTAATTATTTAATAAGTGGTGGCGATGCTAACTTGATAGATCCGATGCATCATAAATTTATAGAACAAGAAACTACATCTAAAGGTTATCTATTAATCTTTAAGAATTTCAAAAGAACTGAAGAAATATTTTAG
- the coaBC gene encoding bifunctional phosphopantothenoylcysteine decarboxylase/phosphopantothenate--cysteine ligase CoaBC yields MKILILSSASIALKKTNQLIKVFSENNHEVKFALTDNALKMNLVKLDHNYVVDDDFNNLTTKHIELAKWADKIIVYPATFNTINKFANGITDNFVLSILSIGFFNKIYVCPAMNYRMFDNLILQENINKLKKLGVSFIGPEFGQLYCGEEGYGRVSEPCDVLNFFNNENKKKLLITIGYTEVKLDDVRTVSVRSSGKMGLSLINELKNTFDLTVINSNLPELNKYINNDIKIINVSTVDEYFEAVKNSIESQDIYLSVAAVSDLIFDKFDGKIKKDSEFQFTYKIGVDVLKWVSENYPDKVRIGFALESQNVLENGLKKLKNKNLNMIIVNNKETLKSNLSSGYIITNNSQREFNNLSKTELAKKIVREIKNEIK; encoded by the coding sequence GTGAAAATTTTAATTTTGTCAAGTGCCAGTATTGCTCTAAAAAAGACAAATCAATTAATTAAGGTCTTTAGTGAAAATAATCATGAAGTTAAATTTGCCTTAACAGATAATGCTCTAAAGATGAATTTGGTAAAGTTAGATCATAATTACGTTGTTGATGATGATTTTAATAATCTAACAACTAAACATATAGAACTTGCAAAATGAGCTGACAAAATAATAGTGTATCCAGCAACCTTTAATACAATTAATAAATTTGCTAACGGAATAACTGATAATTTTGTTCTATCAATTTTATCTATAGGTTTTTTTAATAAAATTTATGTTTGTCCAGCAATGAATTATAGAATGTTTGATAATCTAATTTTGCAGGAAAATATTAACAAATTAAAAAAATTAGGGGTAAGTTTTATTGGTCCTGAATTTGGTCAACTTTATTGTGGTGAAGAAGGGTATGGAAGAGTTTCTGAACCTTGTGATGTTTTAAATTTTTTTAATAATGAAAACAAGAAGAAACTTTTGATTACAATAGGTTATACAGAAGTTAAACTTGATGATGTTCGTACAGTTTCAGTTCGTTCATCAGGGAAAATGGGATTATCATTAATTAATGAATTAAAGAATACTTTTGATTTGACTGTGATAAATTCTAACTTACCGGAGTTAAATAAATATATTAATAATGATATAAAAATAATTAACGTATCCACAGTAGATGAATATTTCGAAGCTGTTAAAAATAGTATTGAATCACAAGATATTTATTTGTCAGTTGCAGCTGTTAGTGATTTGATTTTTGATAAATTTGATGGAAAAATAAAGAAAGATTCAGAATTTCAATTTACCTATAAAATAGGTGTAGATGTACTTAAGTGAGTTTCGGAAAATTACCCTGATAAAGTGAGAATTGGTTTTGCTTTGGAAAGTCAAAATGTCCTAGAAAATGGACTAAAAAAACTGAAAAATAAAAATCTTAATATGATTATTGTTAATAATAAAGAAACATTAAAATCAAATTTATCTTCAGGTTATATAATCACAAATAATTCTCAAAGAGAATTTAATAATTTATCTAAAACTGAATTGGCAAAGAAAATAGTAAGAGAAATAAAAAATGAAATCAAATAA
- a CDS encoding IS30 family transposase — protein sequence MIIANIKKSLEEVVCIKTKQKHLPNNHYLIKNSDEEIRLLHSKIIKTRLLKENQMSILHFNECLRLIKENKTISQVSKIVRFQPKTIRRLLKISTTNQGDFVKKFKKVCPNCDNYINYVNYLDFNLLAEHLIFYKSKRTRLHSKTIQDKWKSFVKFWNNEVKYFRENRFSKDFTKRAIKVSAKALVNKFKKHYPNSPCPTTSTVYKCLKSNEFSLSIDILQFLSVGKYRKRVIKTQKSSLKNAIPIHQRPEEANNRTTEWHYELDTVIGKREDKYCLVTVLDRKSRKLYSVKSLKTSLAVKNSLIKIIKNNALQVKTLTIDNGSENVLLHEVINQNNLYKCDAYCSYKKGSIENIHRHIRRYIAKGISMDKFSDEQIQIMINRINEYLLLISK from the coding sequence ATGATTATAGCAAATATTAAAAAATCTTTAGAAGAAGTTGTATGCATAAAAACTAAACAAAAACATCTTCCTAACAATCATTATTTGATAAAGAATTCTGACGAAGAAATTAGGCTATTGCATTCAAAAATCATAAAAACGAGATTATTAAAAGAAAACCAAATGAGTATTCTTCATTTCAATGAATGTTTAAGATTAATTAAAGAAAATAAGACTATTTCTCAAGTTTCGAAAATTGTAAGATTTCAACCAAAAACTATTAGAAGGCTGTTGAAAATTTCTACAACAAATCAGGGTGATTTTGTTAAGAAATTTAAAAAAGTTTGTCCTAATTGTGACAATTATATTAACTATGTTAACTATTTAGATTTTAATTTATTAGCTGAACATTTAATATTTTATAAATCAAAAAGAACTAGACTTCATTCCAAAACTATTCAAGATAAATGAAAAAGTTTTGTCAAATTTTGAAATAATGAAGTTAAATACTTTAGGGAAAATCGCTTTAGTAAGGATTTTACAAAAAGAGCTATAAAAGTTTCTGCTAAGGCACTTGTTAATAAATTTAAAAAACATTATCCTAATAGTCCTTGTCCCACTACAAGTACTGTATATAAGTGTTTAAAGTCAAATGAGTTTTCCTTATCTATAGATATTTTGCAGTTTCTTTCAGTAGGAAAATACCGAAAGAGAGTTATTAAAACTCAAAAAAGTTCACTTAAAAATGCAATCCCAATTCATCAAAGACCTGAGGAAGCTAACAACAGAACTACTGAATGACATTATGAACTTGACACAGTTATTGGTAAGCGCGAAGATAAATATTGCTTAGTTACTGTTTTAGATAGAAAATCTAGAAAACTTTATTCAGTTAAATCCTTAAAGACTTCACTAGCAGTAAAAAACTCACTGATCAAAATTATTAAAAATAATGCATTGCAAGTCAAAACTTTGACAATAGACAATGGCTCCGAGAACGTGTTGTTACACGAAGTTATTAATCAAAATAATTTATACAAATGCGATGCATATTGTTCATATAAAAAAGGTTCAATCGAAAATATTCATAGACATATCAGAAGATATATTGCTAAAGGAATTTCGATGGACAAATTTTCGGATGAACAAATCCAAATAATGATCAATAGAATTAACGAATATTTATTACTTATCTCAAAATAA
- a CDS encoding 16S rRNA (uracil(1498)-N(3))-methyltransferase, with translation MNRFFAISKNNQELFFDDKTIKHFKVLRLENKEIVAVYDKRFYLCTLKNNVALIKDEIHENHEFNFKVKLGISLIKLERFEWLIEKAVELGATEIIPFVSQHTISEIAKFKFNKKIERFNEIMFNAAQQSYRNINIELSQLRTFEDILNEEAEIKIIAHEKNNNEFINQKINKDVLFLVGPEGGFSEEEINKATQKGFSSVSLGKRILRAETAAIYLLSQVEVSND, from the coding sequence ATGAATAGATTTTTTGCTATAAGTAAAAATAATCAAGAACTATTTTTTGATGATAAAACTATCAAACATTTTAAGGTTCTTAGATTAGAAAATAAAGAAATTGTTGCTGTCTATGATAAAAGATTTTATTTGTGTACATTAAAAAATAATGTTGCTTTAATAAAAGATGAAATACATGAAAATCATGAGTTCAATTTTAAAGTTAAGTTAGGTATATCTTTAATTAAACTTGAACGCTTTGAATGGTTAATAGAAAAAGCGGTCGAATTAGGTGCAACTGAAATAATTCCTTTTGTGTCGCAACATACCATCAGTGAAATTGCTAAGTTTAAGTTTAATAAGAAAATAGAACGTTTTAATGAAATTATGTTTAATGCAGCCCAACAGTCATATAGAAATATTAATATTGAATTAAGTCAACTAAGAACTTTTGAAGATATTTTAAATGAAGAGGCTGAAATTAAAATCATTGCTCATGAAAAAAATAATAATGAATTTATTAATCAAAAAATTAATAAAGATGTTTTATTTTTGGTTGGTCCCGAAGGTGGTTTTAGTGAAGAAGAGATTAATAAAGCAACCCAAAAAGGATTTTCATCAGTAAGTTTAGGAAAGCGAATTCTGCGTGCCGAGACAGCAGCGATTTATTTATTAAGTCAAGTTGAGGTAAGTAATGATTAA